Proteins co-encoded in one Holophagales bacterium genomic window:
- a CDS encoding GreA/GreB family elongation factor: MNLPELSSLLSEKKLDVVENAVKDALLDSEANGELLLAAFRGLARASGQKGRLQNLATLADATLKGPGTSPEANRLRWALLKEAVRAGATPSTQDGFHKHFEEAIRAAYPDSPSLTTLLGRFRFREAKEPVDGLARMERAEKWLPFEVGRCFFMAGRGAGKVVEMNFALDAVRVDFEKSVGVSIPIGVAAKSLTPLPEGHFLHDKLTSREALSAVVLSDPPEGLRRLLDSFGRPLPLADVKEAVAGLVAEERWTSWWTAARKNAHVVLHGSGKTATVEWTHTTEAADAAILAKFEKAHTPEARLDFYRKNAKRDAALASRMAMRLAEDARAVRAGNAPLAYELAVAAEKVEGVSLGFTPEELVPDSPLPMLGHIEDRLTRERFIEGLLSSRPQDGPRLVAEWFFREEDARTLDLIDRRLAEVDPPTREATLDKLLKSPRSGPKAFLWFGLRAAQDESFRARLTPTVLGRLLDAASWEDLGGGRAKIRELFDRTGMAAAWLVKQATLEDAQQFLQALDRHNDLEPHRRAALFSAAEMRFPDLRKGGDENFFVTEEALEGKKKELEKLVHEDIPENTKGLALARAEGDLSENFEYQARKQRQQDLDVRVARLQEELRKARVLDPATVDLSEVRPGTRVTLRLLGGTRAVTLLGPWDSRPEADVYSYLADVSKGLLGRKVGDRVSFLGDQGLIESIEVWKKG; encoded by the coding sequence ATGAATCTGCCTGAGCTCTCGTCGCTCCTGTCCGAAAAGAAGCTCGACGTCGTCGAGAATGCCGTCAAGGATGCCCTTCTCGACTCCGAGGCCAACGGCGAGCTGCTCCTGGCCGCCTTCCGCGGGCTGGCCCGCGCCTCCGGACAGAAGGGACGTCTCCAGAACCTCGCCACCCTCGCCGACGCAACGCTGAAGGGGCCCGGCACCTCCCCCGAAGCGAACCGCCTGAGGTGGGCGCTCCTGAAGGAGGCGGTCCGCGCCGGGGCGACGCCCTCGACGCAGGACGGTTTCCACAAGCACTTCGAGGAGGCGATCCGGGCGGCCTATCCCGACTCGCCCTCGCTCACGACGCTCCTCGGGCGGTTCCGGTTCCGGGAGGCGAAGGAGCCCGTCGACGGGCTGGCGCGGATGGAGCGGGCGGAGAAGTGGCTCCCGTTCGAGGTCGGCCGCTGCTTCTTCATGGCGGGCCGCGGGGCGGGGAAGGTCGTCGAGATGAACTTCGCCCTCGATGCCGTCCGCGTCGACTTCGAGAAGTCGGTCGGCGTCTCCATCCCGATCGGCGTCGCCGCCAAGAGCCTGACGCCGCTTCCGGAGGGGCACTTCCTCCACGACAAGCTGACGTCGCGCGAAGCGCTGAGCGCGGTCGTCCTGTCCGATCCGCCCGAGGGCCTCCGCCGGCTCCTCGACTCGTTCGGAAGGCCGCTCCCGCTGGCCGACGTGAAGGAGGCCGTCGCGGGCCTCGTCGCAGAGGAGCGCTGGACGTCCTGGTGGACGGCCGCGCGCAAGAACGCGCACGTCGTCCTGCACGGCTCGGGCAAGACCGCCACGGTGGAGTGGACGCACACGACCGAGGCCGCGGACGCCGCCATCCTCGCGAAGTTCGAGAAGGCCCACACTCCCGAGGCGCGCCTGGACTTCTACCGCAAGAACGCGAAGCGTGATGCCGCGCTCGCCTCCCGCATGGCGATGCGGCTCGCGGAAGACGCGCGGGCGGTCCGGGCCGGGAACGCCCCCCTCGCCTACGAGCTCGCCGTGGCCGCCGAGAAGGTCGAAGGGGTCTCCCTCGGCTTCACCCCGGAGGAGCTGGTCCCCGACTCCCCCCTCCCGATGCTCGGCCACATCGAGGATCGCCTCACCCGCGAGCGGTTCATCGAGGGCCTGCTCTCCTCGCGCCCCCAGGACGGGCCGAGGCTCGTGGCGGAGTGGTTCTTCCGCGAGGAGGACGCCCGGACGCTCGACCTGATCGACCGCCGGCTCGCCGAGGTCGACCCTCCGACCCGCGAGGCGACGCTCGACAAGCTCCTGAAGTCGCCCCGGAGCGGGCCCAAGGCATTCCTCTGGTTCGGACTGCGCGCCGCCCAGGACGAGTCCTTCCGTGCCCGCCTCACGCCGACCGTCCTCGGCCGGCTCCTCGACGCCGCCTCGTGGGAGGACCTCGGGGGCGGCCGCGCGAAGATCCGGGAGCTGTTCGACCGGACCGGAATGGCCGCGGCGTGGCTCGTGAAGCAGGCGACGCTCGAGGACGCGCAGCAGTTCCTCCAGGCGCTCGACCGGCACAACGACCTCGAGCCGCACCGCCGGGCGGCCCTCTTCTCGGCCGCCGAGATGCGCTTTCCCGACCTGCGCAAGGGGGGAGACGAGAACTTCTTCGTGACGGAGGAGGCCCTCGAAGGGAAGAAGAAGGAGCTCGAGAAGCTCGTCCACGAGGACATCCCCGAGAACACGAAGGGCCTCGCGCTGGCCCGCGCCGAAGGCGACCTCTCGGAGAACTTCGAGTACCAGGCCCGCAAGCAGCGCCAGCAGGACCTCGACGTGCGCGTCGCGCGCCTCCAGGAAGAGCTCCGCAAGGCCCGCGTCCTCGACCCGGCCACCGTCGACCTCTCCGAGGTGAGGCCCGGCACCCGCGTCACGCTCCGGCTCCTGGGCGGGACGCGGGCCGTGACCCTTCTCGGCCCGTGGGACTCCCGGCCCGAAGCCGACGTCTATTCCTACCTCGCCGACGTCTCGAAGGGGCTCCTCGGGAGGAAGGTCGGTGACCGCGTGTCGTTCCTCGGCGACCAGGGGCTCATCGAGTCGATCGAGGTCTGGAAGAAGGGCTGA